The proteins below come from a single Notamacropus eugenii isolate mMacEug1 chromosome 7, mMacEug1.pri_v2, whole genome shotgun sequence genomic window:
- the EPGN gene encoding epigen isoform X1 — MALGIPLYILLNAMVSLSKETTVTVSTPITTQQSNWTVNKTEAEHTEGFIALKFSHPCLADHHSYCINGICAFHHELKKAICRCTTGYTGERCEHLTLNSYAVDSYEKYIAVGIGVGLLLSLLLALIYCYVRKRYMKLISPYKVCSGEKRPL; from the exons ATGGCACTTGGAATTCCATTGTACATTCTGCTCAATG CCATGGTATCATTGAGTAAAGAGACAACTGTTACTGTATCTACACCAATTACAACCCAACAAAGTAACTGGACAGTTAACAAAACAGAAG CTGAACACACAGAAGGGTTCATAGCCCTGAAGTTTTCTCACCCATGCCTTGCAGACCATCATAGCTACTGCATAAATGGTATCTGTGCATTCCATCATGAGCTCAAGAAAGCCATATGCAG atgcACTACAGGTTATACTGGAGAAAGATGTGAGCACTTAACATTAAATTCATATGCTGTGGATTCTTATGAAAAATATATTGCAGTTGGAATTGGTGTTGGATTGCTATTAAGTCTTCTCCTTGCTCTTATCTACTGCTATGTAAGAAAGAG ATACATGAAATTGATATCTCCTTATAAAGTCTGCTCTGGAGAGAAGAGGCCATTGTGA
- the EPGN gene encoding epigen isoform X3 has translation MALGIPLYILLNAMVSLSKETTVTVSTPITTQQSNWTVNKTEAEHTEGFIALKFSHPCLADHHSYCINGICAFHHELKKAICRYMKLISPYKVCSGEKRPL, from the exons ATGGCACTTGGAATTCCATTGTACATTCTGCTCAATG CCATGGTATCATTGAGTAAAGAGACAACTGTTACTGTATCTACACCAATTACAACCCAACAAAGTAACTGGACAGTTAACAAAACAGAAG CTGAACACACAGAAGGGTTCATAGCCCTGAAGTTTTCTCACCCATGCCTTGCAGACCATCATAGCTACTGCATAAATGGTATCTGTGCATTCCATCATGAGCTCAAGAAAGCCATATGCAG ATACATGAAATTGATATCTCCTTATAAAGTCTGCTCTGGAGAGAAGAGGCCATTGTGA
- the EPGN gene encoding epigen isoform X2: MALGIPLYILLNAMVSLSKETTVTVSTPITTQQSNWTVNKTEAEHTEGFIALKFSHPCLADHHSYCINGICAFHHELKKAICRCTTGYTGERCEHLTLNSYAVDSYEKYIAVGIGVGLLLSLLLALIYCYVRKRYGSRRNVAWTALY; the protein is encoded by the exons ATGGCACTTGGAATTCCATTGTACATTCTGCTCAATG CCATGGTATCATTGAGTAAAGAGACAACTGTTACTGTATCTACACCAATTACAACCCAACAAAGTAACTGGACAGTTAACAAAACAGAAG CTGAACACACAGAAGGGTTCATAGCCCTGAAGTTTTCTCACCCATGCCTTGCAGACCATCATAGCTACTGCATAAATGGTATCTGTGCATTCCATCATGAGCTCAAGAAAGCCATATGCAG atgcACTACAGGTTATACTGGAGAAAGATGTGAGCACTTAACATTAAATTCATATGCTGTGGATTCTTATGAAAAATATATTGCAGTTGGAATTGGTGTTGGATTGCTATTAAGTCTTCTCCTTGCTCTTATCTACTGCTATGTAAGAAAGAGGTATGGATCAAGAAGGAATGTGGCGTGGACAGCATTGTATTGA